A single window of Apodemus sylvaticus chromosome 4, mApoSyl1.1, whole genome shotgun sequence DNA harbors:
- the LOC127683042 gene encoding TD and POZ domain-containing protein 1-like, which produces MSGDMEAKGSTQISVKNICYEWTISNFSFCMDGIQKEIRSPEFSLEDNEEVAWCLRVYPNGVDKESKDYLSVDLGLLSCPVCPVWAKFEFWIINSQGEKCQSRKNPSVVSFWQYQHRGFKEFILRDFLLSHQHLLLPEDQLTICCKVSIAGAIFSMPGQNMTPAIKDPRHVLADDLGKLWENSIFTDCSLLVGGHEFRAHKAILAARSPVFRAMFEHEMQERLKNHVEIHDLDPQVFQEMMGFIYTWKAPNLKSYSMASGLLAAADRYGLDGLKAMCEDALCRILSVENAANTLILADLHSTQWLKTQALDFITDFAYEVSKTSGWKSLVESHPPLVAEAFCSLASAQCPSLEP; this is translated from the coding sequence atgtcaggggacatggaagccaagggctccacacagatcagtgtaaaaaacatctgctatgagtggaccattagcaacttctcattttgcatggatggaattcagaaagagattagaagcccagagttctcattagaggacaatgaggaagtggcatggtgtttgagagtatacccaaatggagttgataaagaaagcaaagattacctgtcagttgacctgggattgctcagctgtcccgtgtgcccagtttgggcaaagtttgagttctggatcataaattcccaaggagagaaatgtcaaagtaggaagaaccccagtgttgtaagcttttggcaataccaacacaggggattcaaagagttcatccttcgagatttcctcctctcccatcagcatttacttctccctgaagaccagctcaccatctgctgcaaggtgagcatagcgggagccatcttcagcatgcctggacagaacatgacacctgcaatcaaggatccaaggcatgtgttggcagatgacctagggaagctttgggagaattccatcttcacagactgctccctattggtgggtggccatgaattcagggctcacaaggccatcctagcagctcgctctccagttttcagagccatgtttgaacatgaaatgcaggagagactaaaaaaccacgttgagattcatgacttggatccccaagtcttccaggagatgatgggcttcatctacacatggaaggcaccaaacctcaagagctactccatggcctctggtctgctggcagctgctgacaggtatggcctggacggcttgaaggccatgtgtgaggatgccctctgcaggatcctctctgtggagaatgctgcaaacactctcatcctggctgacctccacagcacacagtggctgaagactcaggccctggatttcattacagattttgcctatgaggtctctaagacctcagggtggaagtcattggtggagtcacatccccccttggtggctgaagccttctgctccctggcttctgcacagtgtccttctttggagccatga